The Gemmatimonadota bacterium region CATGGCGAAGACGTCGTGGTCCACCCAGCGAGCGTCGAGTCTGGTATAGAGGATCGTGGCGCCATCGGGGGTCCAGGACGGAAAGCCCTCGTAGAGCGGGCTCGAGGTGACCCGGCGGGCCGAGCCGGCGGCGACGTCGAGGACCCAGATGTCTTCGCTCCCGTTCCGGTCGTTGGCCAGCGCGATCGACCGGCCGTCCGGCGAGAACGAATATGACCGGATGTGACCCGAGAGCGCCGAGATCCGCCGCTCGGTCTTCGACCCGAGATCCCACCCGAAGATGTCGTTGCCGCCGAGGACGCTCTTCACATACGTCACCATCCGCCCGTCCGGCGACCGCCGAAGCTGGGTGGCGCCCCCGAGCGCGTCGGCAAGCCGGGTTGGCCGCCCGCCGTCGGCACCGACCGTCCACAGGCCGCCATCGGCGCCGCCGAGGTAGAGCAGACTGGCGCCGTCGGCCGACCACACCGGTGCCTCGCCGGTTCCGATGGCCGGAACGACCGACTGGAGTTGGTCGATGGCGGGCCGGCCCCCATCCTGAGCCGCCCCGGTCGACCACGCGGCCAAGGCAAGGACGAGCGACTCTAACGAGTGTCTGGTCATAACGAGCGCCTCCATGTTATAAGACACCGAGCAAGTCGGCGGGGAAATCCAGCCAGTGGTCCGGGTTGGCGCGGGCGAGGGTCGAACGTTCGAAGGGCCCCCACAGGGCCGCCGCGGTCCGGACGCCTGCCGCCCGCCCGCTTTCCATGTCATGGATACTGTCGCCGACGTAGAGACTCGAGTCGAGCGACGCGCCGAGTTGCTTGACGGCCAGGAACAGCGGCTCCGGGTGCGGCTTCGGATGGGTGACGTCGTCCGCTGCGACGATCACATCCATGGCATCCGCCAGGCCCAAGAATCGAAGCCCCCGCTCCGCCCCGGCTCGTTGCTTGCTCGTCACCAGGCCGGTCTGGAGCCCGCGGCTCCGAACCGCCCGCACCAGGTCCACAGCCCCGGGGTAGGCGCTGACGCGGGCGTCGTGATTCGAAATGTTGAAGTCGCGATAGGTGCCGATCAACTGCTCGAGCAACACCGGATCATCAGCCCATTCCCCGAACTGGACCCGGAGCGGCGTCCCGATGCCGGCCAGCCAGTGCTGGTCGCTCTTGGCCGCCAGCCCATGGGTCGCCAGGGAGTGGTGGTAACTGTCGATGATCAGGCGAATCGAGTCGAGGAGAGTCCCGTCGAGATCGAAGAGGACGGTTCGCACCGGTGCGGTCATCCCGGGAAACTAGTCGAACCGTTGCGTTCCCTGAAGACGACCGGGCCAACCAGCGTGGCGGCCGCCGGGCCACCCTCCGGGGCGGGTCGGAAGGTGGCGGCCTCCACGAAGGCGGTCAGGTCGCCGGCCGAGATCCGATTCGCCTATCCCCGAGCCGACGCGGTAACGACGCGATCGAGGTCGACTCGAAGGCCTGCCAAGTGTTCCATGATTGACTCGGTGGTGACGGCGGCCACCTCGGCGTCGTCGTCCGATCGGGGCAGGAGCGTGGCCACCATGGCGTCGGTATACCCCACCACCGCCATCGCCACGCCCCGGTCAACCAGGCGATTGAGCCGCAACAGCAGCGCCATGCCTTGCCGCGGCCGGAGCGCCGCGATGGCCGGAGCCAAGTACCGGATTAACAACTCGCGAAGGTACTGCATCTCCTCCACGACCTCACCGGCGGCTAAGCCCCGAGTGGCGGCATGCCGGCCATACCCCGTGGTGATCCGGTTCCACAATGGTTTGACTTCGCGGCGGAGCGGCCCGATCAACGCCGCGAAGGTATCGAGAATCAAATGGAACTCAGCGTGAGTTGCGGCAACCGGGGCCGACGGGGTCCCCGCAATCCGGTCGCCGATCCACTCGATCCACCGGGCGGCCATGGTGTCGCGTTGTTCGGTAACCGCCCGGCTTGCGGCGGTCAGAGTTGGATGGAAAGCACGCAGAACGGTCCCTCCATTCAGAGAACGGCAGAGGCGAGTGCAATACTAATCGACCGCGCCGCCAGTGCCAGCACCGACTGGCAATTGCAACCCGCTGGGTTCAAGTTGCTGTCATGGCGACCCCGACCCTCTCCAAGGCCACAATTCCCGGCACCCTCGGCCCGCTGTTCATCGATGTCCGGGCCACCAACCGGGGCGAACCGGCGCCCGCCGTCATCGTCCTCCACGGCTTCAAGGGATTCAAGGACTGGGGCATGTTTCCGGCCTTCTCCGAGCGGCTCGCCCGGGCCGGCTTCACGGCGGTGTCATTCAACGTCAGCGGATCCGGGGTGGACGATGCCGGCCAGTCGGCCTCACCGGACCGGTTCGGTCACAACACCTTCATGGCGGAGCAACAGGATCTCGACGCCGTGCTGGCCGCCCTCGATGCCGGGCAACTCGGCGTGGTTCGGCCGTCCTCGGTCGGGATCGTCGGGCATTCGCGCGGGGGCGGCATGGCCGTGCTCTGGACCGCATCCCGGCCGCGGATCTCGGCCCTGGTTACCTGGGCCGGGATCGCAACCGTTAGGCGGTGGAGCGCCGGCCAATGCCAAGCTTGGCGGGAGGCCGGTCGGCTCGACATCGTCAACGTCCGGACCCAGGAGGTCCTCCCGATGTATCTCGATACCCTCGATGAAATCGAAGCCCTCGGCGGCACGACGCTCGACATCGAAGCGGCCGCCGCGAGAGTATCGGTACCGTGGCTCCTGATCCACGGCTCGGCCGATGAGGCGGTACCGCTCGCCGAGGCCAAACGGTTGGCGGCGGCGGCCCGGACGGGGATCGTCGAGCTCCTCGTCATCGACGGGGCAGGACACACCTTCGGCGCGGTGCATCCGCTCTCGGGCGTGCCGCTCCATTTGCAACCAGTGTTCGACGCCTCGATCAGTCTGCTGAGCCGCGCCCTGTCGTGAACGCTCGAGGGGGCGCCGGGCCGGACCGGGTCGCCCGGATTGCCGGAGCGCTCCGAACCCGGGCGCCCGCCACGGTCGAAGATCCGGCCCGAAGGCTGGCCGCCGTTGCCGTCATTCTGGTTCCCGATCCGGACGCCGTGCTCCTGATTCGCCGAGC contains the following coding sequences:
- a CDS encoding alpha/beta fold hydrolase, which gives rise to MATPTLSKATIPGTLGPLFIDVRATNRGEPAPAVIVLHGFKGFKDWGMFPAFSERLARAGFTAVSFNVSGSGVDDAGQSASPDRFGHNTFMAEQQDLDAVLAALDAGQLGVVRPSSVGIVGHSRGGGMAVLWTASRPRISALVTWAGIATVRRWSAGQCQAWREAGRLDIVNVRTQEVLPMYLDTLDEIEALGGTTLDIEAAAARVSVPWLLIHGSADEAVPLAEAKRLAAAARTGIVELLVIDGAGHTFGAVHPLSGVPLHLQPVFDASISLLSRALS
- a CDS encoding HAD family hydrolase; its protein translation is MTAPVRTVLFDLDGTLLDSIRLIIDSYHHSLATHGLAAKSDQHWLAGIGTPLRVQFGEWADDPVLLEQLIGTYRDFNISNHDARVSAYPGAVDLVRAVRSRGLQTGLVTSKQRAGAERGLRFLGLADAMDVIVAADDVTHPKPHPEPLFLAVKQLGASLDSSLYVGDSIHDMESGRAAGVRTAAALWGPFERSTLARANPDHWLDFPADLLGVL